The Oryctolagus cuniculus chromosome 5, mOryCun1.1, whole genome shotgun sequence genome includes a region encoding these proteins:
- the LOC100345939 gene encoding histone H2A type 1-E, with protein MSGRGKQGGKARAKAKTRSSRAGLQFPVGRVHRLLRKGNYAERVGAGAPVYLAAVLEYLTAEILELAGNAARDNKKTRIIPRHLQLAIRNDEELNKLLGRVTIAQGGVLPNIQAVLLPKKTESHHKAKGK; from the coding sequence ATGTCTGGACGCGGCAAGCAGGGCGGCAAGGCGCGCGCCAAGGCCAAGACCCGCTCCTCCCGGGCCGGGCTCCAGTTCCCCGTTGGCCGCGTCCACCGCCTGCTGCGCAAGGGCAACTACGCCGAGCGCGTGGGCGCCGGCGCCCCGGTGTATCTGGCGGCCGTGCTCGAGTACCTGACGGCCGAGATCCTGGAGCTGGCGGGCAACGCGGCGCGCGACAACAAGAAGACGCGCATCATCCCGCGCCACCTGCAGCTGGCCATCCGCAACGACGAGGAGCTCAACAAGCTGCTGGGCCGCGTCACCATCGCGCAGGGCGGCGTGCTGCCCAACATCCAGGCCGTGCTGCTGCCCAAGAAGACCGAGAGCCACCACAAGGCCAAGGGCAAGTGA
- the LOC100345683 gene encoding histone H3.1, with protein sequence MARTKQTARKSTGGKAPRKQLATKAARKSAPATGGVKKPHRYRPGTVALREIRRYQKSTELLIRKLPFQRLVREIAQDFKTDLRFQSSAVMALQEACEAYLVGLFEDTNLCAIHAKRVTIMPKDIQLARRIRGERA encoded by the coding sequence ATGGCTCGCACGAAGCAGACAGCTCGCAAGTCGACGGGCGGCAAGGCGCCGCGCAAGCAGCTGGCCACCAAGGCGGCCCGCAAgagcgcgccggccacgggcGGCGTCAAGAAGCCGCACCGCTACCGACCCGGCACGGTGGCGCTGCGCGAGATCCGGCGCTACCAGAAGTCCACCGAGCTGCTGATCCGCAAGCTGCCGTTCCAGCGCCTGGTGCGCGAGATCGCGCAGGACTTCAAGACGGACCTGCGCTTCCAGAGCTCGGCCGTCATGGCGCTGCAGGAGGCCTGCGAGGCCTACCTCGTCGGCCTCTTCGAGGACACCAACCTCTGCGCCATCCACGCCAAGCGCGTCACCATCATGCCCAAAGACATCCAGCTGGCGCGCCGCATCCGCGGGGAGCGGGCCTAA
- the LOC100346201 gene encoding histone H2B type 1-C/E/F/G/I has product MPEPAKSAPAPKKGSKKAVTKAQKKDGKKRKRSRKESYSVYVYKVLKQVHPDTGISSKAMGIMNSFVNDIFERIAGEASRLAHYNKRSTITSREIQTAVRLLLPGELAKHAVSEGTKAVTKYTSSK; this is encoded by the coding sequence ATGCCTGAGCCCGCGAAGTCTGCGCCGGCCCCGAAAAAGGGCTCCAAGAAGGCGGTGACCAAGGCGCAGAAGAAGGACGGCAAGAAGCGCAAGCGCAGCCGCAAGGAGAGCTACTCGGTCTACGTGTACAAGGTGCTCAAGCAGGTGCACCCCGACACCGGCATCTCGTCCAAGGCCATGGGCATCATGAACTCGTTCGTCAACGACATCTTCGAGCGCATCGCCGGCGAGGCCTCGCGCCTGGCGCACTACAACAAGCGCTCCACCATCACGTCGCGCGAGATCCAGACGGCCGTGCGCCTGCTGCTGCCTGGCGAGCTGGCCAAGCACGCCGTGTCCGAGGGCACCAAGGCTGTCACCAAGTACACCAGCTCCAAGTGA